The Candidatus Methylomirabilota bacterium genome contains the following window.
CGGAGGCCGGGCCGCGTCGGTGTCGCGCTCCGTGAGAACGCGGGCTGGCTCCGCGAGGGCGCGGCGGCGGCGCCGGAGATCGACGCGCGCACGAAGAACGTCCTGCTCCACCTCCAGCTGCGCGGCGCCTCGTTCGCCCAGGACCTGACGCGCGCCGCGGGCTTGACGGCGCCCGAGATGCTCACGGCGCTCTGGGAGCTCTTCTGGGCCGGGCTCGTCACCCCCGACACGTTCAGCGCGATCCTCGCGGGCACGGCGCCCCCGCGCCGCACGGGCGCGGCCGCACCCGGGGCCGGCCGCCGCCGCCGGCGCGGCGCGGCGCGCGGCGTCCGCGCGCCGCTGCCGATCGTCGGCCGCTGGAGCGCCCTGGCGGAGGACGAGCGCCTGTCGCCCGACGAGCGCCTCGAGGCGCGCGCCCAGCTCCTCCTCGCGCGGTACGGCGTGCTCGCGCGCGAGCTCGCCCAGGGTGACTGGTCGGCGCTGCGGCACACGTTGCTCAGGATGGAGTACGGCGGGGAGGTCGTGCGCGGCTACTTCGTCGAGGGTCTCTCGGGCGAGCAGTACGCCCTCGCCGAGGCGCTCCGTGATCTCGACGCGCCCGCCCGCCGCGCCGAGCCTCACGTGCTCGCCAACATCGTGGACCCGGCGAACCTCTGGGGGCGCGTCTTCGCTCTCACGCGGCGCGACGGCGCGCGCGTCACTGCGCCGCGCGTGCCGGCGAACTGGCTGGTCTTCCGCCAGGGGCGCCCGATCTTGTTGTCCGAGGGCCAGGGGCGCGAGCTCACGCCGCTCGCCGGCTGGGAGGACGTTGACCTTCCCGGCGCGATCGGCGCGCTCCAGGCGCTCGTCGAGCGGCCGCTGACGCTCCGCCCGGTCCGGAGGCTCGAGGTCACGACGTGGGATGGCCGCCCGGTTCGCGACACCGAGGCGTTCGCCGGCTTCGCCCGCGCGGGCTTCACGGTCGACGGCGGGCGGCTCAGCTGGGACGGTTACCCCGGTCCTCGCCGGTAGGCGCCGGGGCGCGGGGTAACGTCGGCTACGGAGCCTGACGCGGCGGCTCGGGACGCTCGTCTCGCTTGGCCTTGAGCCTCGTGATCAGCTCCTCGAACGACGCGCGCGAGATGATCGCGTTGAACTGGGTGCGGTAGTTGGCGACGAGGCTCACGCCCTCGATGTGCACGTCGTAGGCGCGCCAGCGCTCGCCCTGCGCAGACATCTTGTAGTCCACGGGCACCTCGGTGCCCTGCCGCGTGACGATCCGCGTGCGCACCGTCACGAGATCTCCGTCCGCGCTCTCGCCGGTGTAGAGGATGCGCTCGCCCGTGTAGCCCTCGATCTTGGCGATGTAGGAGCGCTCGAGGAGATCGCCGAAGAGCCGGATGAACTCGTCGCGCTCGGCCGGCGTGCGCGCCGGCCAGTGACGGCCGAGCGCGCGCTGCGAGATCGCGGCGAAGTCGAAGATCTGGTTGGCGATCGCCCGGATGGCGGCGCGGCGCTCGGCCGACCGGCGGTCCTTCCGGAGCTCGGGGTCCTCGAGCACCTTCAGCACGTGATCCACGCTCTGGTGGAGCTGATCGGTGGCGGGCCCGGCCCACGCGCCGCCGGCCGGGAGGAGCGCGACGAGCGTGGCGAGCACGGCGAGCGTGCGGCGCCAGGTCATAGTATGGTCATAAGCTACCATGGGCGACCGGCTCCGGGACAAGACCGCGATCGTCACGGGCGCGGGCTCGCGCGGCCCGGGCCTCGGCAACGGCAAGGCGGCGGCCATCCTGTTCGCGCGTGAGGGCGCGCGCGTCCTCTGCGTCGACCAGATCGGCGAACGGGCGCAAGAGACGGCCGGGCTGATCCGCGGCGAGGGCCGCGAGGCCGTGGCGCTCGCCGCCGACGTGACGCGCGCCCACGACTGCGCGGCGATGGTCGCCGAGGCCGAGAAGCGCTGGGGAGGCCTCGACATCCTCCACAACAACGTCGGCATCGAGTCGCGCAAGGACCTCCTCGAGACCCGCGAGGACGAGTGGGATCAGGTGATGGCGGTAGACCTCAAGTCCATGTTCCTCGCGACCCGCGCCGCGGTGCCGGCGATGGTGAAGCGCGGCGGCGGCGCCGTCGTCTGCGTCTCGTCGATCGCCGGCTTCCGCGGTCACGGCCGCACGGCGTACGCCACGGCGAAGGCCGGCGTCATCGGCTTCGTCCGCTCGGTCGCGGTGCAGCTCGGCCCGAAGGGCATCCGCGTGAACGCGATTGCCCCGGGCGCCGTCTGGACGCCGATGGTCGAGAGCCTGGGTCCCGAG
Protein-coding sequences here:
- a CDS encoding ABC transporter substrate-binding protein, whose translation is MTWRRTLAVLATLVALLPAGGAWAGPATDQLHQSVDHVLKVLEDPELRKDRRSAERRAAIRAIANQIFDFAAISQRALGRHWPARTPAERDEFIRLFGDLLERSYIAKIEGYTGERILYTGESADGDLVTVRTRIVTRQGTEVPVDYKMSAQGERWRAYDVHIEGVSLVANYRTQFNAIISRASFEELITRLKAKRDERPEPPRQAP
- a CDS encoding SDR family NAD(P)-dependent oxidoreductase, with amino-acid sequence MGDRLRDKTAIVTGAGSRGPGLGNGKAAAILFAREGARVLCVDQIGERAQETAGLIRGEGREAVALAADVTRAHDCAAMVAEAEKRWGGLDILHNNVGIESRKDLLETREDEWDQVMAVDLKSMFLATRAAVPAMVKRGGGAVVCVSSIAGFRGHGRTAYATAKAGVIGFVRSVAVQLGPKGIRVNAIAPGAVWTPMVESLGPEARERRRLANALGTEGTAWDVAWGAVYLTSDEARWVTGQTLVIDGGITITTREGSLGASR